TGGCCCATATACCCATGTGGTCCTTCGTCAGTATTCATCCAGATCCAGAAGACAgagaaatatataattaatttttacatttttataaatttaatttaaagaaaaagctACAAACGTTGACGCTTGAGTCGGATCGTCTTCATTCTGAAATCACTTCCAGGAATGATCTGCTTGGAAAAATCGATACAGAGACGGAAACGGTTGAAGCTGTAAGTTCAATAAGTtgtgttttacttctcgttgtTTTATTTCAGCATAGAACCTAACTTTTAATTACGTTGTCAAAATTCTGTTTTTAAAAAGGAGAGAGCAAAAGCGGAGGAAGTAAATCGTAAACTACGCCAACAACTTGATGATTTTAGAGTTCCAGAAGTTGTCGAGTATGTCCAAGAAAAAGCGGACTTGTATGAAATGAACAAAACTGTTAAAAGTTGGGAGAGAAAAGTGGAGATTGCAGAggtatttcatttttggaactTAAAGCatagataaaaaatacaaaagtaacaTGCAAACATTATTGGTAATTGGTACCACTTTGTTACTCTCCCAAAACAGAACTTCCTTGGTCCCAATTTATAGCAAGGTTGTACATATACACAGCGATAATTATATAATCATCAGAATGGTACAAGTAATTGCCTTCTACATCAAAATGTCAATAATTTAAAGATCGATAAAGATCTGAATAAGATAGAAAAACAAAATCCAATAATTGTAACTTTGTACATATTAGTTTTTTTCTTCACATTaatacaaaattgtttaaaattccTTTTGGGTTAATCTAATGGACATTCTATAGaccttattattatattaccttGTTTTATCGTTGTTTGTGTGATTTATACTGTAGCTAGTTAGGATTAGTACGttcaattaaaatatgtttacatgatcaaaaaaaaaactttcataATATAGAATAATACAGGTTACATTCCAATTTAATCAAGTACAATATATACTATAATTTTAGTAGCATCTCTTTGCATCCTTAAATAGTagctataataaaaaaaaaagtcgaTATGTAATCTAGGATCATAGTAAAAATATGCATTGTcaccaaaaatgtttattattgacAAATGTGTAAAATGAGGACGACTAGTACTATTTTATTGTTTGAACTtagaaatggaaaaaaaaaatcgatcattttaatcaaatttattttcgaaATTCTTTTTCATTATAGATGGCCTTGAGAGCTAACCGAAAGACATGGCAACAATTGAAGGCAGCTAGTCACCAACAGCAACAGCAACTATGGAACATGGAACCAATCAAAATGTCCTAAGCAAGTAATGTCGTCTGCTGAAGATACAGTTACATCAATTGGTGTTTACTCCCTCTTccaaaattattgatttttcttttactaaattatgaattatatttgTCAGACAAACATTTATTGTGTATTTAGATAAagtgtaaataaacaaacatgttGTAATTGAAATGctgtattttgtgtatttaatataatatagacTTCTTTCTATGTATAAAATTACCTTTACTCATTTTGTTCTTTCAATATAAGTTTTAATATAAACTAGAAAGGCACTTCGAGAGTGCAAACCTCGCCTAGCCTAGGCATATGAAAATGTATGTTTCCATACAGCTATGAAACCATCCTTTaacattttatgtatttataacCTTTTGACTAATCTTCCtaacaaatatagaaagaaaCGAACAAACAAATGCACACACGTGATCGACCACATAACCTCTCGCCATTTTGGGCGAAGGTAACAACAATTACATACGAGAAACATTAATATCAACTGTTAAAAGGGTAATATCAACAGACCGAACACGTTATTTGATTGGCTTGGTCATGATCAGCGCGCGGAAGCATGATTAACGGTGAATGTGAATCTACCTATGTGATTGGTCACTTGTGCGTTGCGCGTACTTTAATTCTTGCATATCATTATACCGTAGTGTCTACAATCATAATCGCAATATACAATACAAGTACTCGTATAGTATTCGTATTTTATGCGTTGTTGCTGTAAAGTATTTAGTAAAACCAGAGATAGAgtataattacatttacatattgtAAGAAAGTGTGATGAACAATGAATATGTCTTCTAATTAATTGGCAAATGTTAGGCTTAGGAAATTCTCAAATGATTAGAAATATCGATCGGATTTCGAATAAATATCTTcttaaataatgttacaataatcTGGAAGACgctcattttaaatttttttgcaGATGACAAGCATCGTTCTATCGCAGActagtaatttattataaaacataacaGGTTTCCATTTTTATTTTGCCTTTCCGTTTACGAAAAAAGTATCACGACCTATGCGGGAAAAACGAATATTGTCTGTGATATCTATATATTTTCGTAACTTTACGAATTGTACGTCCACGCATTATTAAGAGACAGATAGATGCATTGGTTGATACAACTAGGGCCAATTAAGAAACGAAATCAACATTGAAATTGGCCTAAGAAAATATGGCTCAAGAAGAGGACTCTGTACTTGGAATAAGTCGAAAGTTCGGAGAAAACACTTCTTCACATGGTATACCACGGGTAGTAGCGTCAAAATCGTATTTTGGAAAGATCTTCTGGAGTTGTTTGTATGTTGCTTCTCTAGTGGCGTTCACTTGGCAGGCCTATGTCCTCATCGATACATACTTCAAGTGGGAAGTTTCTATCAAAGTAAGTCGAATTTAAAAGGTGTATAGTTTAACTTCACTCAAGGGCTATACATACAAAATCGAGGTTTACACTTTTGtacatttaaagctctgtctgcaccatcaatttttgtgaaaaaaaaatgtgatgtgcccatgtatagacacgatgatgtcatatccctaccatagtggacacatcacattatttttgttgtctaagtagtttgatagtgtagacagagcccaAGGAACTGCATTCATACGGCCCTTTTGTGGTCAATTGAATAATGACCCGATATTcctttataataggcctatagtaccTTCTACATTTAGGCCTAACATCAAATTCATACATTTGCAGGGCTTTAACAGTAACGTTTGACTTATTTCCATTTTTGTAGAACTGAAATAGCAATTCTTTATAAaagattaaatcaaattattaattacgCACATTTATATTAGAAAAGAAATGAATTTcttgaaatatttcttgttttgattttattcgttcagtaattaattaatgaaacgGATATTTCTTGCtttgcttttatttatttttgtcagtACGTCGTTGAAAACTCAGACGCCAGACCCTTGCAATTTCCCGCCGTTACCTTGTGCAATACAAATCAAGTTCGCCGGTCTGTTTTGGCGTTACGTCATGAGTATGAGATACTATCGTCCATTGAAAACTACACAAATCATTTACAATATTacggtaaaacattttttattagtattttgcgtcaatgttttgttttgtcaGCTCTGTCTTTATGGGAcccgatgatgtcatatcagtatcATCACTTTTTTTTACACAAACTAGTTTGGCCCTGTTCCATTCTACCATTAAGGACCTAATAATTGTTTAGTCAGAGCGAATACATCTCTATGGTAAGACTTCTTTTTTTCCCAAACCTAACGCCTTATCTTTGCTTCTCTATCTGAAAAAAACATCGATGtgtgtatgtaggcctaaatatgtaTTCACATTTGTTTCTGCAGCTCCGTGTAAGGCTGGAGATTTTCATTGCGACAACAACAAGTGTGTTAAAGATTACAGGGTGTGCAACGGTATTGATGATTGTGGTGATAAGTCAGATGAACAAGACTGTCTACCTGAAAGTAAGTATTGGAATTGTTATCCACCCGTAAAATGATGGAACACACGagtattattgataatttattaataacacCACCGCCATTGTTTTCTTTCTGTAATGGCGCTAGTTACACTCCGTCATGCATGAGTAATATGATGGAACGCACGagtattattgataatttagtaataattatcACCACCGCCATTGGCTTTCTGTGATGGCACTAGTTACACTCCGTTATGTGTGAGTAATGAATGACGTAATACATAAGCAGTAAGATTGTATTCGTAGTCCACGTGACTGCGAATTCCGGTAAATGCGTCTTGATTTTAAAAAGACAGTGTGTCTAAATAAAGTACGACGAATGCATTTAGCTGAGTATCATTGTTTTGTACTTGTCGTCAGAAAAGAGTATTGACCGACATAATATTTCATTActaatcattattatatttattttgcataaatacatttttttttgttataaaaagTTCCGTGTCGATCTGGGTACAAGCGGTGTCAAATTGGAGGAGAATCCGGTTATTGTATTAGCGAAGACAGATGGTGTGATAGAAATGTAGATTGTTACGACGGAGAAGACGAAGTTTGTACAGCGAATGACAGTGGGTAACATTAAGTTAAAGAACATTAAATTACCCAACTTCCTTAACATAATTACTCCTTAAAATCAGAATAACAATGGAATATATATGAGGAAGAagtataaaatcattgtatttatcatttcaaaatgaaattaataaaagtagTGGTTAATGCCacaaaaaagaggaaaaaaacaTTTCTTACCGTACGAGGTAATAGTCATAGCCCAAAGTATGAGTTGGACTAGAATTACTATCAAAATTGAAAAGTTCCCATGCGTTGGATTATGCGAATTCATTATCATGTTTTGCCATCTACGATAAGAGTTCATGACATTTACGCGAATATATTCGATTAGTTAAAAGCAAACTTTATGCATTTATTTCAGTTAAGTGCAAGGACGATGAATTTTCATGTAAAAGCGGGGTAGAGGCGTCTTTTGAAACTGAATTTGTTGAAAAATATGGGAATAAGTATTGCATTAATGCCAAGCTAAAATGTGATGGTATTAGACATTGTGCGAATGATGCTGACGAAGCAAATTGTCCAGGTGatgtaataaaatgttgtcttgGTAATTTGAGTATGTTCAAAATATCGATATTTATTAATAGCGATAGCGCTTTTGTATAAATGCACCAAAACCATAGCCATACAATCTAAACGCTCTACTTTACATTTTTGGTAGGCCTATTAATGTATATGCATCCTCAACATAACCCAGGACCTGCTTGTATAGGAAGAATGGTTCTTGGGACAGGAGGTGTAAGTGGTAGGCCTAGATAAAATGTCACTGCCAATCTAGTACAAATTGATACTCGTTGTTTTTGTAGCAGGACAATGTAATGAGAATGAATTTACATGTGGAGATATCATTTGCATCCCGAATGATTATAAGTGCGACGGGTTTTGTGACTGCGCAGACTGCAGGGACGAGTCTTCAGACATAGTTTGTGTATTTACATGAACGAATGGTAAACAAATCCCAAAAGAGGAAACGTGCGATTATAAAAACCAATGCGGTGATAACAGTGATGAAGAAGGATGTACAGTATTCCCAAgtatagttattttaatttttgtcaaaacatttaataactacggtggctgatttccgccaaagaaaaaaattattttataataatacggcATTACGGGgtaattagggcgttataatgccgtaattagggcgttataacgccctaaatacggcgtaaatatatatttttttggtaGGCCTATTAATGTATATGCATCCTCAACATAACCCAGGACCTGCTTGTATAGGAAGAATGGTTCTTGGGACAGGAGTTGTAAGTGGTAGGCCTAGATAAAATGTCAATCTAGTACAAACTGGACTAAATATATAATCTGTTCACACGTACATGCCCCCCTCTCGGCGCATTCAcagattttagaaagtcacgtggTACATTACTGGCCatctttgtgtccaactatgcctGTGTAGTGTATGGAGTCGAGTTATGTgcttaaaaaatgataaataataaaaaattcaCAGGGTTTTAAATATccaatttaatatcaaaacaatcaactAATACGTATTTTTATAaactaatttttttctttggcggaaatcagctttcaaataaattacaaagtatAAAATTAAAGTAACGTCTTTTAAGAagaatttttttctctttacaGATTGCACTGATGAGTTTAAATTCCAATGTGATAATAAGCAGTGTATTGACAAGACTGACCTTTGTAACGATAAAGAAGACTGTTATGATTATAGCGATGAACGTTCATGTAGGTTATTTATAATCTGTTAGCCTGTGTGTCCTAGGACTGTGTTTAACATGTAAAgacaaaaaatgtttgtttcagTGCTATATACTCTCAACATTATGCTTCATTTAATTTTAGGTAATTGCTCAAGAATTCTTTGTAATAACAAGAAATGTGTTAACATTTACGCTGATTGTAACGGATTAGACGAATGCGGCGATGGCTCTGATGAAATGTTCTGTAATGAAACAAGTGAGTCCCTAAACGGCCTAATCTAAGTCGGCTCTAAACCAACTCTCCCCGAGTAAATTAAACCCCAATCAGTCAACACCGTTCCCAATAAAGTTACTAACAACTATAAGTCTATTCGGCAGTTGTGACAACGTGTTGATAAATGATGCAGATAAGATAGATTTAAGTTAATATGcctatatttgttattttatgtaattagtattgtttttttatatagtaATTCATTATCAAGCACACGATCCTTCAAATTGGACAGATGACTGGTATTTCCAATACGCAGACAAATTAGACATAGGTTCTGATACATATGTGCTTGAGACAGCAGTAAAATTATTTAAGGAATACTTCAAAGATTGGGGATTTGAGCGAGTTTCAGGAGAGTTTCCACCAGACTGGATTAGATTCCTTGTCTTCAGTAGCACGGCAGACTATAGTGACCTACAGAATGTTCTAAAACTTACCCAAGAAGAATTATCGGAACTAGGACATCAGGCTCACCAGATGATTTTACAGTGTACTTATGGTGGTACGAAGTGTGATATTGAAAAGTACGTGAAAATGGTTTGACAGTTTTATTAATGATAACACCTACAGTAgtttttgttaatataaaacaaatataaacaaatccTCAAATTATTTCTgtttctgttttttattttccatCTCTCAATTTAGAATATATAACATATCATTTAAATGGAAAGTATGACCAAAATAGCAAAGCAACTACTGTAGATGTCTACAAAAAAAGTGGGAATAGACCGTCCTTACCTGCAcacgtttttttttcattcagtTAGGTGTCACAAATGAATTTAAGCTTATTTGATTTCAGGGATTTTCACTTATTTCAACATGACAAATACGGTAACTGCTACACATTTAACAGTCATAAGAAGGAAAATGCGACAAAACACGATGTATCACAACCAGGTGCCGAAAAAGGTAAGTTGGTAACCGATTGTAAGAATCCAAACGAAGATTTGAGAAAGAGCCGAAGTTTTTCAAAATACAAACTAACATAGCATTATATTCGATTCGTAGTTTGAATCTCTTTTCACCCATTTACTTTTTGGTAATAAAGGTTTAAAGCTAACGCTGTACACAGAACAACATGAATATGTTAGTATCTTCGGACAAGAGAGTGGCATCAAAGTGTCGGTGCATAATCAGTTTGAAACACCGTTTCCAGAAGAAAATGCCATTACCGTCTCACCAGGCAGAGCTACGTCATTAGGCATAAACAAGGTAAACGTCAATGCAATCATTTTTCTTATCATTGAGAGATGTAATGCAATTGATGAAGAAGCTCTTTGACATGATTTACACTTGCTTTGCTTCGTTGGTTGCAAAGTAACTAGTTCCTTATGTCTTAGGTTTTTGAAAATCAATAGTTCCCTATATCACGATCGTTATAATCGAAACGTGTATTTTGAAATGTATACAATGTTTTATTTGCAGCACGAACTGATTCGGAAAGGCCAGCCATATGGTAACTGCACAAGTGAAAATGCAACCGTGAAGAACTTGATTTACAAGGGAGACACAGTGTACACAGCTACTGTAAATAACAATGATGtcattcatgtttattttactccatgaattgatttaaaaattgaaagGTTTCCATGTATTGTCTGTTTGTACATTGCTCTGTATTCAAATTATTCCTAATCAGCAGATccatgttaaaaatataaatattatcatcattatcatataaTTGCTGTAATGGTAGGTCTACGTCATGATCAATTCTTTCCTATTTAGTATCTATTAACCCaatcattatttcattttttatcttCTATAGGCTTGCCAAAAATCGTGTTTACAACTAAAGTTACTAGAAGTTTGCGACTGTGTGGACACATTGCGTTATAATGGTTCCCAGCGTTGCCAACTACTGGATCTTGAACAAGGCTAGTTTAACCAAATGAACATACAACATTAGCAAACATTGAAGCCACTGCTGGCgcgaaaaaaaaattctttcttCAATTCTTTTCGTAATTTTTATTCagccaaaataaatatttaacatgTAGGCTATACTACAAAAAGTGATTTTACTGATTAAGCGAAAACTCAAGGGACTATAATTCGCATATGTGGACAATGAAAATACGAATACACATGTACATAGGCTAAACCAGCCTAGCTTTACCTACAAGATCTATTCACTCATTTTAGAAGTACATTATTTGTACCTTTAAACTGAGTGAATAGATCTTGTGAGTAAAGCTAAACATTTGTATAGACCTATATCATTGCAACATTATTTCTAAAAGCTCAACATATTCCATTAGTACGCATCACAACATTAATATAAGGCGTACAACATACTAGATTCAATTTACCCGTAATTGCagtgaaatattatatttctaaagcctatactttttttttaccaattagAACGTTGCCGCCAATTTGTGAATTTTCTTCATTCTCAATATTTAATCAAATGTGATTGTCCAGTTGCTTGTCGGTAAGTTAATGTATCTTTCTAAAACTGAAACTAAATTCGCTTCTTGACTGGACTGGTAACATGTATGGTGAATTATTGTGTTAAGTtgtaacaaattaaacaaaaccaTTGTATTGGTGGAAAGTCATGGACTATTATGTTGTGACGTCTTCTTGTAGCAAAAgaataatttctatttttttttgtttttagtgaAATTACATATGAAAAGACCGTATCACAATCACTTTGGCCTTCTGATAGATATGTGGTAAGTTTGCTGGTACGGTGAAGGAACTGAGAACTCGTGCCAAGGATTTAATAATATaagattataacattattacGAATGGACTATACCTAATAAACTGATTTCGAAATAAGttacaataacatttttaatcttCCAGAAAACTTTGCTTGACAGTATTTACGTCCTTGAGCCAAGATACAGTGAACATTTATACGATCTCGAAACGGCACAGTAAGTAGCATGTTTAAAAAAGAGGCAATGTTTTCGCGCCAATagaaagcgtcagcttatacgcatgcgtagagaccGATTTTaaagatggaaacatgaatacgcatgacgctttcgattcgtgTGAACAAATTCGCCTAATGGAAATCGGCTTTACACATTATTAACTGTAATGATCAGATTTGCCAGACGCCTTTTAAAATTAGAGATATTCAGTCTTCAAtgtataaattgtatttgtataataaCTATTTTTCTATAATTACTTTTGAAATGTGTGTAAACAGAAGAAATCTTGCTCGTCTGAACGTGTATTATGAGGATCTTTCGTACGTCTCCATATCCGAACTCCCTGCTTATACAGTAAGTATACACAGACACGTCTAGTTAGTATTACTTTCAAGGACCTTTTGGACGTCAATAATATCacaaaaaaatcgatcaaaaatTCCGAACCTTTAACTTCAATCATCCTATATGCCTATTCTGTGAAAAATCGTGATTGAGTGAGAAAATTGACCCGGTGATAAAATAATCCGATATTTCAACGTAATTTACTTTATAACCAATTTTTCTGAATTTCAGTGGCAAAGCCTCTTCGGTGACGTAGGAGGAACTCTAGGGCTGTATATTGGTCTTTCATTGCTAACTGTTGTCGAATTCTGCGAATTCTTCATTGATATTCTTCTTTATTGTTGTAACAAAATGATGAAGAGGAACAAAGTACAAAGTATACCGGGCATGTAGTTTATAAGATGCAACCAGGGAagaattgtaatttaactcttccctgatgcAACACAATTTCCCATTTTTGTGTATATATGGCCCAAGacttaattatatattatgacgagtaaattatagtttatacgCAACAAGCACGTTTTTGTTGTTAAGTCTAGGTAGATTTAGAGGtagtagggaggtttcgcaaccttacgaatacgataacgaaaacggatacgtcatacatttgtgaaacttttgagctgatccccatttcatattcgtaaagcgtattcgtgttgacgaatatcaccaatcatattcgtaactacaaaacgagtataatttttgatctattttgcacagtttgcatttgaatcaggaatgattcatgattataatataattatagatttattgaatgtaatttactaaaatgccatgtcaatttgataaatagcactttttaaagtcctcactcgctttggtgttacgctaggcctaggcagccggCCAAGCACCTGcacttcgctcaaatttaccgcagtcatattttggacgcgcctcaatatttcgttgccatgcgaaacagattttttatggcttacgaaaacgaatacgtgtgcgtgacgtatcgtatttcgttatcgtattcgtaagattccGAAACCTCTCTAATGGCATCATATGTCCTGGTAAATGATCGGTGTTGGACCTGTTGGTAACTATAAATAGAAGGTAGTCCATGTAGTATGTATAAACTAATTAAATGGAAACAGCCATAATTTTGTAAAACGGCGGCGTGTCGAGCAAAGCAAAGTACTTTGATATTATATGATTGTAATTGATTGAGCTTGACAGTGATATGATTATTTAGAAAGATGctatatacataaatattttcCATTTCTTGGACTTGTAAATCTAGTTATATGTCTATTCAAAATATAAAccacaaataaataaactaataaataaataatgcatgttttgaaaggttttaaaataatgcacAGTTGGATTTACATTTTAACCAGCTTACTGTTAGTGTGTGGTTATTTATTAGCTATGattaatagaataaataaagattgtAGCACAATATTCATTTACATAATTTACTCATTATGAATCAAAAAGGAAAACCttcataaaattatattatttcccATGCGCGGATTGACAAAACAATTGAGTAAATAAATAGTAGGCGTGGTTTCCACTATTACGCAAATGACGTAGGCCTACAACGCAAGTAATAACAACAACTCATGTGATCTCTCGCTTGCGTGTATATGCGTTGCGTCCTACTTTAGAAATCATTTTGACTTAAATATCAACGACTAGGCactgagaaaaaaaatataacaagtaTTCGAACATCGACATTTAAATTACCTTGCTgtaaattgaaaacattattacGTTAATTAAAACCAGAATCGTGTTTTCATTTAGGTATTGTATTGTGAATCACATAAAGAaagtacatttttatagtaatataatagtaataagaACAATTACATATTGATAGCCAATATGCTTTACACTCTCAAATAGAAAAATCGATCGGATTTGGAATGAATATCGTCctaaataatgttacaataacCGAAAGACGCTCATTCTATCACCAACTAACACTGCATTGTCGTCGTGAGTAAAAAATGTCGGACTTGTGATCAAGTTGAGATTTTGTATCAGTATTTGCATTTCCGCGCTCATATACGGAAGAAGTACCACAAACTGGCAAGCTACGCGGGAACGAATTTACTAACAAATATTTTCGTAATACGTACATCCACGCGCGCATAATTCAGAAACTTATCCGAGATCAAGATTGATGCAAGAATATTAGGAAACGATTCGATGTTGTCATTGAGAACATGGCTCAAGAAGAAGAGGAAACTGTACTTGGAATAAGTCGAAATTTCGGAGAAAACACTTCTTCACATGGTATACCACGGATAGTAGCGTCAAAATCGTATTTTGGAAAGATCTTCTGGAGTTGTTTGTATGTTGCTTCTCTAGTGGCGTTCTCTTGGCAGGCCTATGTCCTCATCGATACATACTTCAAGTTTGAAGTTTCTATCAAAGTAAGTTAAGAATGTATctatcatttaattttacaaagaaaatttaagaaaacaagCTTACTGATGGCTACACAAATCATTCCAATCAaagaatgtttatatttttataactaATTTAGAAATCACATCCACACGGCCAATCGTAGACTTTtcgatgtttgtctgaaataaaagctcaagtagtatacgtatgaaacgccatatgtgccaaaatattaatctttttactaataattaagTCAAAAGGCCTCGTTAAAAGTGATTAGGAATTAAATTGTAACTTTTGACTTACAGTAtttccatttttgtttaaactaaTATAGCAATTAAATTACCGAAAATTAGgcataatgaaaataataattatattataaaaaattaataaaacgaATATTTCTTGCtttgcttttatttatttttgtcagtACGTCGTTGAAAACTCAGACGCCAGACCCTTGCAATTTCCCGCCGTTACCTTATGCAATACGAATCAAGTTCGCCGGTCTGTTTTGGCGTTACGT
This region of Antedon mediterranea chromosome 8, ecAntMedi1.1, whole genome shotgun sequence genomic DNA includes:
- the LOC140057153 gene encoding epithelial sodium channel subunit alpha-like; protein product: MILQCTYGGTKCDIEKDFHLFQHDKYGNCYTFNSHKKENATKHDVSQPGAEKGLKLTLYTEQHEYVSIFGQESGIKVSVHNQFETPFPEENAITVSPGRATSLGINKVNVNAIIFLIIERCNAIDEEAL